Proteins co-encoded in one Methanobacterium veterum genomic window:
- a CDS encoding cation diffusion facilitator family transporter: MKNEKPVLGFDKFLMMALLKEGPLSKEELWEKTILFLSLIWYQQLPGKGQPLAEHLFFKVASIRSKIEDGRASKATGSPEEEMKKLMERDWVKLNDENKYELTPEGLKNAKIFKEHMEKSASSAEGELTPSSTAKNTTFLDAFLAVLKLGSGLVSGSVGLIADGTDATMDTIEAILVWLGIKYHKEDLSTILVIIGLFVASISVLFDSVTHILGALAGHSEPLTLPFLVIAVEGIAILAAVFLFYYQRFVGKVSNSLTLISQSVDSKNHIFIGTSVIIGAIFAIYGIYFVDAVIGLFVGAGIFRDAVGLLREAISAQKGEEEDYSQEYKLPLEECWEENKLMAFRNWILYALWAEDLKTRPEIVTSLKRAFHPDNYIPVLSELNATCNEHYDFEGQFEILIHPLKEHELLIEEIEEYVITEKGGKHLKTFFDNFRYYDVHYSDRILLAMTRDEKPSAELDEESPNTKPKAPKGF, from the coding sequence ATGAAAAATGAAAAGCCAGTGCTAGGATTCGATAAATTCCTGATGATGGCCCTCCTAAAGGAAGGCCCGCTTAGCAAAGAAGAACTATGGGAAAAAACCATCTTATTTTTATCCCTGATCTGGTACCAGCAGTTACCTGGTAAAGGCCAGCCCTTGGCTGAACACCTGTTCTTCAAAGTTGCAAGTATACGCTCCAAAATAGAAGACGGAAGAGCAAGTAAAGCCACAGGTTCTCCTGAAGAGGAAATGAAAAAACTAATGGAAAGAGACTGGGTTAAATTAAACGATGAAAACAAATATGAATTAACCCCTGAAGGCCTAAAAAATGCCAAAATATTCAAAGAGCACATGGAAAAAAGTGCTTCATCAGCAGAGGGCGAATTAACGCCTTCCAGTACTGCTAAAAACACTACTTTTTTAGATGCATTCCTTGCTGTACTTAAATTAGGTAGCGGTTTAGTAAGCGGTAGTGTTGGTCTGATAGCAGACGGTACAGATGCTACCATGGATACAATCGAAGCTATTTTAGTTTGGCTCGGGATCAAATACCATAAAGAAGATCTAAGTACTATCCTGGTTATAATAGGATTATTTGTGGCTTCCATAAGCGTTTTATTTGACTCTGTCACCCACATATTAGGAGCATTAGCCGGGCATTCGGAACCCCTGACTTTACCATTTCTGGTTATAGCAGTTGAAGGAATAGCCATATTGGCAGCGGTCTTTTTATTCTATTACCAGCGCTTCGTTGGAAAAGTCTCCAACAGTTTGACGTTGATATCACAGTCTGTGGACTCTAAAAATCATATATTCATTGGTACTTCAGTTATTATAGGTGCTATTTTTGCAATCTACGGTATCTACTTTGTGGACGCAGTTATAGGATTATTTGTAGGAGCCGGTATTTTTAGAGATGCTGTTGGATTACTCCGGGAAGCTATTTCAGCTCAAAAAGGTGAGGAAGAAGATTATTCACAGGAATATAAATTACCACTGGAAGAATGCTGGGAAGAAAATAAATTAATGGCATTCAGAAACTGGATATTATATGCTTTATGGGCTGAAGATCTGAAAACACGCCCCGAAATTGTAACATCTCTTAAAAGGGCTTTTCATCCAGATAACTACATTCCAGTACTTAGTGAACTAAATGCAACCTGTAATGAACACTATGACTTTGAAGGCCAGTTTGAAATTTTGATACATCCATTAAAAGAACATGAACTTTTAATTGAAGAAATTGAAGAGTATGTTATAACTGAAAAAGGTGGAAAACATCTGAAAACCTTTTTTGACAATTTCAGATACTATGATGTCCACTACTCTGACAGAATATTGCTGGCCATGACGAGGGATGAAAAACCATCAGCTGAATTAGATGAAGAATCCCCAAATACTAAACCAAAAGCGCCGAAAGGCTTCTAA
- a CDS encoding FmdE family protein, translating into MENSMRILPFSEVTKFHGHVCPGTAIGYRASEIAIKELGSDRAIDEEFLAIVENDSCSVDAIQVVTGCTMGKGNLIFKDHGKNVYSFVNRKTGDTLRLSLKMSIDEMDPEFAEIREKAFSGSASEEEKSKFEEKKDKASFDILGVPDEELFKIEHVKLEIPEEARIFQSVKCAKCGELVAEHRARVENGNIVCIPCFNDYSRT; encoded by the coding sequence ATGGAAAATTCAATGCGGATATTACCATTTTCAGAAGTAACTAAGTTTCATGGCCATGTTTGTCCAGGGACAGCTATAGGGTACCGTGCATCAGAAATAGCTATAAAAGAGCTTGGTTCAGATAGAGCAATAGATGAAGAGTTCCTTGCTATAGTGGAAAACGACAGCTGCAGTGTTGATGCAATACAGGTTGTAACGGGATGTACTATGGGTAAAGGAAATTTAATATTTAAAGATCATGGAAAAAATGTTTATTCATTTGTAAACAGGAAAACAGGGGATACTTTACGTCTGTCTTTAAAGATGAGCATAGATGAGATGGACCCTGAATTTGCTGAAATTAGGGAAAAAGCTTTTTCTGGATCTGCCAGTGAAGAAGAAAAATCAAAATTTGAAGAAAAAAAGGATAAAGCATCTTTTGATATCCTTGGCGTGCCTGATGAGGAATTATTCAAAATAGAACATGTTAAACTTGAAATTCCTGAAGAAGCCAGGATATTCCAGTCAGTTAAATGTGCTAAATGTGGCGAACTGGTAGCAGAGCACAGGGCACGAGTAGAAAATGGTAACATCGTGTGTATCCCGTGTTTTAATGATTATTCAAGGACTTAA
- a CDS encoding potassium channel family protein: MNSELKFFETNMSKHRKFFETMLTILVLLDIVLISWTSIFHEINGPFYTLVVYYDLIVCLILIPDFAYRLWASDNRKKFLLENGIDILGMVPLIIIGPALSYSRYFRLFRVIKILALLKDDLPGIYRFFRETNLDYAIVALFFTLIISGFTFYLLEVGVNPKVHGINDALWYAVVSITTVGFGDIAPVTTDGRLISIIIIIAGVIFVGFLTASISSWLIKREKGEDTDRLDEIESAIIDVKSEIKELKEIIEKQNK; encoded by the coding sequence ATGAATTCAGAATTAAAATTTTTTGAAACCAACATGAGTAAACACAGGAAATTTTTCGAGACTATGTTAACGATTTTAGTCTTATTAGACATAGTACTAATTTCCTGGACATCAATATTTCATGAAATAAACGGCCCATTTTATACATTAGTCGTTTACTATGATCTAATTGTTTGTCTAATTTTAATCCCTGATTTTGCTTATCGATTATGGGCATCGGATAATCGGAAAAAATTCCTGCTTGAAAATGGGATTGATATCTTAGGAATGGTTCCATTAATCATAATAGGGCCAGCACTATCATACTCCAGATATTTCAGATTATTCAGAGTAATAAAGATCCTAGCACTTTTAAAAGATGATTTACCTGGTATTTACAGATTTTTCAGGGAAACAAATTTAGATTACGCTATCGTAGCCCTTTTTTTCACGCTTATTATTAGTGGTTTTACTTTTTACCTGTTAGAAGTTGGAGTAAATCCTAAAGTGCATGGTATCAATGATGCATTATGGTATGCCGTTGTCTCCATAACAACCGTTGGTTTTGGTGATATTGCACCAGTAACTACCGACGGCAGGCTAATATCAATCATCATCATAATAGCAGGAGTTATCTTCGTAGGTTTTTTAACCGCTTCTATATCATCATGGCTTATTAAAAGGGAGAAAGGAGAAGATACAGATAGATTAGATGAAATTGAGAGTGCAATTATTGATGTGAAATCTGAAATTAAAGAGTTAAAAGAAATAATCGAAAAACAAAACAAATAA
- a CDS encoding DUF4013 domain-containing protein, with protein sequence MNITEMFADSYISYPFSNSKRILGLGLLFCSAVFLIVPAVFAGGYLMRIIENTIEGNYELPPFENWKGMFIDGLKVATVVIFFMLPGLISEFALFVLVKMGYATLNPGLMIGLFMLTSLFYISAYILSITAIPRMAYKNQLRAAFDFKMVFKDIRCIGLKKYALSLTGLSIMAAYLILFAGFLHMIFYSVGAMISLNVYITDFAANLLIYPLIIASQGRFMGLIYLERFQAHD encoded by the coding sequence ATGAATATAACTGAAATGTTTGCTGATTCATATATCTCGTATCCCTTTTCTAATTCCAAGAGGATACTGGGATTGGGACTTTTATTTTGCTCTGCAGTATTTCTAATTGTACCTGCTGTATTTGCAGGCGGGTACCTTATGAGAATTATTGAAAACACGATAGAGGGTAATTATGAGCTGCCTCCTTTTGAAAACTGGAAAGGTATGTTTATCGATGGCTTGAAAGTCGCTACAGTGGTAATATTTTTCATGTTGCCTGGATTGATTTCTGAATTTGCATTGTTTGTACTCGTAAAAATGGGATATGCAACTTTGAATCCCGGGCTCATGATTGGACTTTTCATGCTTACATCGCTGTTTTATATTTCAGCTTATATCTTAAGTATTACAGCAATACCCCGTATGGCTTATAAAAATCAATTAAGAGCAGCTTTTGATTTTAAAATGGTGTTTAAGGATATAAGATGTATTGGTTTGAAAAAATATGCCCTTTCATTAACAGGGCTTTCAATAATGGCTGCTTATTTAATATTGTTTGCTGGATTTCTCCACATGATATTTTACAGTGTAGGGGCAATGATTTCTCTTAATGTATACATCACTGATTTCGCTGCTAATTTACTGATTTATCCTCTAATTATCGCATCTCAAGGGAGATTTATGGGATTAATCTATTTAGAAAGGTTTCAAGCACATGATTAA
- a CDS encoding TMEM175 family protein has protein sequence MSHKKYNSTVPTGRIEALVDGIFAIAMTILVLTLVVPDVAGPLSNGAVENALYAILPGFYTLVMSFLLLALFWTLQHRIFHRIKQVDTIMLWINLVWLLFIVLVPFFASLTAKYAQFPISHLLSNLNMLGIAVFLYLNWYYASKRELIHEKVDNNEIASIRGDILIFIVITLSAIALSFVIPAWSGLVYILIFPLEFIAHNL, from the coding sequence ATGAGTCATAAAAAATATAATTCAACCGTGCCTACTGGCCGTATAGAAGCCCTTGTGGATGGTATATTTGCTATTGCAATGACTATACTGGTTTTGACATTAGTTGTACCTGATGTAGCTGGTCCTTTATCTAATGGGGCTGTTGAAAATGCTCTTTATGCTATTCTTCCTGGATTTTACACATTGGTAATGAGCTTTCTCCTGTTAGCATTGTTTTGGACTTTACAGCACCGTATTTTTCACAGGATAAAGCAGGTAGATACCATTATGTTATGGATAAACTTAGTATGGCTTTTGTTTATAGTACTGGTTCCATTTTTTGCGTCCTTAACTGCAAAATATGCTCAATTTCCTATTTCACATCTTCTTTCTAATTTGAATATGCTGGGAATTGCAGTATTTCTTTATCTGAACTGGTATTATGCCAGTAAGAGGGAGTTAATCCATGAAAAAGTAGATAATAATGAAATAGCTTCAATTAGAGGAGATATACTTATTTTTATAGTTATTACTCTTTCAGCGATAGCGCTTTCTTTTGTAATACCTGCTTGGAGTGGTTTAGTTTATATACTCATTTTTCCACTAGAATTTATAGCACATAATCTGTAA
- a CDS encoding HEAT repeat domain-containing protein, protein MKGEPDLYDRASLSSDVTVCELEKYENESNFEIMENVSFNRCIICGKIIVPWEIYDHKYCKYCADVIKSAKNKSYGTCIECNNPFPISQLYKLKYCPDCAERIRTCQCCNTEFVFEDENSFICPSCIDTLSKECIKCGKEFIPEGNYSYFCPSCYNEYKRNMEIQILENSSHDIELYKSHDKESADFNSLIKNLNGNNPIKRALALETVCTIKNKDALPVVISALKNRDMNIRWKAAKYLGISRDKKAVKPLIEALKDKEFIVRNNAVWSLGEIGDKMAIKPLTLILEDENKYVRCSVEEAVEKIRNS, encoded by the coding sequence ATGAAAGGAGAGCCTGATCTATACGATAGAGCCAGTTTAAGTTCAGATGTGACGGTTTGTGAACTAGAAAAATATGAAAATGAATCTAATTTTGAAATAATGGAAAATGTATCATTCAATAGATGTATTATATGTGGTAAAATTATAGTACCTTGGGAAATTTACGACCATAAATACTGTAAATACTGCGCAGATGTAATTAAATCTGCAAAAAACAAGTCTTATGGTACGTGTATTGAATGTAATAATCCTTTTCCTATTTCCCAGCTCTATAAATTAAAATATTGTCCAGATTGTGCAGAAAGAATTCGCACCTGCCAATGCTGCAACACAGAATTCGTTTTTGAAGACGAAAATTCTTTTATTTGCCCATCATGCATAGATACATTATCTAAAGAGTGTATCAAATGTGGAAAAGAATTCATTCCAGAAGGAAATTACAGCTATTTCTGTCCTTCCTGTTATAACGAGTATAAAAGAAATATGGAAATTCAAATCCTGGAAAATTCATCCCACGATATAGAACTTTATAAATCACATGATAAAGAATCAGCTGATTTTAATTCTTTAATTAAAAATTTGAATGGAAATAATCCGATTAAACGAGCACTTGCCCTGGAAACCGTATGTACTATTAAAAATAAAGATGCTTTACCAGTGGTAATCAGTGCTTTAAAAAATAGAGATATGAATATCAGATGGAAAGCAGCTAAATACCTGGGCATTTCCAGAGACAAAAAGGCAGTAAAACCTTTAATTGAAGCATTGAAAGATAAAGAGTTTATTGTCAGGAATAACGCTGTTTGGAGTCTGGGAGAAATAGGAGATAAAATGGCTATAAAACCTTTAACCCTAATTTTAGAAGATGAAAATAAATATGTAAGATGCAGCGTAGAAGAAGCTGTTGAAAAAATAAGAAATAGTTAG
- a CDS encoding aminoglycoside phosphotransferase family protein, whose product MSLTKERPNIFQHDDFHAGNIIINNNKELTGIIDFNRYDWGDPYMNL is encoded by the coding sequence ATGAGCCTTACCAAAGAACGCCCCAATATTTTTCAACATGATGATTTTCATGCGGGTAACATAATTATAAATAATAATAAGGAACTAACAGGGATTATTGATTTTAACAGGTACGATTGGGGTGATCCCTACATGAATTTATAA
- a CDS encoding flavin reductase family protein, with the protein MILENFKRESLIPLPVSFISTVSEDGVRNIAPYSCVMPILRPFDLVCVASAKMRDTFVNIKSTKEFVINMPGANMSDKVIPTAMHVPFDVNEFELADLKEKPSTKVQAPGIEGCYAWMECKLHSMHEEEYNGVPYLLIMGKVVHLEIDDDVYNHEDGSWDLEKAKPLMMTESDRGMHFCTVKSIDKFEPFGAMFEDGKDPLSWMYEKKEVPGTGK; encoded by the coding sequence ATGATATTGGAAAATTTTAAGAGAGAATCGCTGATACCATTACCGGTATCATTTATTTCTACAGTTAGTGAAGATGGTGTTAGAAACATAGCACCTTATTCGTGTGTTATGCCCATTTTACGCCCATTTGATCTGGTTTGTGTGGCTTCAGCGAAAATGAGGGATACATTTGTTAACATTAAAAGCACAAAAGAATTCGTTATTAACATGCCCGGTGCTAATATGTCTGATAAAGTGATACCAACAGCTATGCATGTTCCTTTTGATGTTAATGAATTTGAACTGGCAGATTTAAAAGAAAAACCTTCCACAAAAGTCCAAGCACCTGGAATTGAAGGCTGCTACGCGTGGATGGAATGCAAACTCCACAGTATGCACGAAGAAGAGTATAATGGGGTACCTTATTTGCTGATTATGGGTAAAGTAGTACATCTGGAGATAGATGATGATGTCTACAACCATGAGGACGGTTCATGGGATCTAGAAAAGGCTAAACCATTAATGATGACGGAATCAGATAGGGGAATGCATTTTTGCACCGTTAAGAGTATTGATAAATTCGAACCTTTTGGTGCTATGTTTGAAGACGGTAAAGATCCATTGTCATGGATGTATGAGAAAAAAGAAGTGCCAGGTACAGGTAAATGA
- a CDS encoding ATP-binding protein translates to MPKIVVSGRGGCGKSTLVTLMAKELKEQGKTVLVVDSDESNLGLGTMLGFKPAEKTLMDYLGGKPAVMDKLMAQIKEEKNEHAEFFMENSDLNSLSPEFVKWNGDLALMQVGKIEHTMEGCACPMGAIARDFLNHLAVEEDQWVLIDTEAGVEHFGRGIVEGADSVLMVVDPSNDAVLLTEKAAKLTEEAGKNFAVVLNKVDGKTTSILEEMLTLKNITIKGILPYSSTLAHINLQGESLDMPSAIGELDKLITGIT, encoded by the coding sequence ATGCCAAAGATAGTTGTTAGTGGAAGAGGCGGCTGTGGAAAAAGTACTTTAGTGACTTTAATGGCCAAAGAACTTAAAGAACAGGGGAAAACAGTTTTAGTAGTAGATTCAGATGAATCTAATTTGGGTTTAGGGACAATGCTTGGATTTAAACCTGCAGAAAAGACCCTTATGGATTATTTGGGAGGTAAACCTGCTGTAATGGACAAGTTAATGGCCCAGATTAAAGAAGAAAAAAATGAACATGCGGAATTTTTCATGGAAAACTCTGACCTGAACAGTTTATCACCAGAATTTGTCAAGTGGAATGGTGATCTGGCTTTAATGCAGGTAGGAAAAATTGAACACACTATGGAAGGATGTGCATGTCCTATGGGGGCTATAGCACGGGATTTTCTGAACCACCTGGCAGTAGAAGAAGACCAATGGGTTTTAATAGATACTGAAGCAGGGGTAGAACATTTTGGAAGGGGAATAGTAGAAGGTGCAGATTCAGTTTTAATGGTGGTTGATCCTTCTAACGACGCTGTTTTATTAACTGAAAAAGCAGCCAAATTAACTGAAGAAGCAGGGAAAAATTTTGCTGTTGTTTTAAATAAGGTTGATGGGAAAACAACGTCAATTTTAGAAGAGATGCTGACTTTAAAAAACATAACAATTAAAGGTATCCTGCCCTATTCATCTACTCTCGCCCATATAAACCTTCAGGGTGAATCTTTAGATATGCCTTCTGCCATAGGGGAGTTGGATAAGCTGATAACTGGCATTACATAG
- a CDS encoding DNA-3-methyladenine glycosylase: MKLERSFYERNTLIVARKLLGCVLVHITPEGITKGRIVETEAYMGPEDKGAHSYGGRHTPRMNPLYKTGGFAYIYQLHGYNYCINVVTQKEGVPQAVLIRGLEPVKGLELMAKRRKIDISDNRKSKLKNLTNGPSKLCQAMKINTSLNGIDLCGDEIFITNQTDLRSNEEIIAAPRVNIDYAEEYRDKLWRFLIKGNAFISKGYKGRNFKKM; the protein is encoded by the coding sequence ATGAAGCTTGAGAGATCATTTTATGAAAGAAACACGTTAATTGTGGCTAGGAAACTCTTAGGCTGTGTTTTAGTGCATATAACTCCTGAAGGCATAACTAAAGGTAGAATTGTAGAAACAGAAGCTTATATGGGTCCTGAAGATAAAGGTGCACATTCCTACGGAGGCAGGCATACACCAAGAATGAACCCTCTGTATAAAACAGGGGGATTTGCCTACATTTACCAGCTGCACGGTTATAATTACTGCATTAACGTGGTAACTCAAAAAGAAGGAGTACCTCAAGCAGTGCTTATTAGAGGATTAGAACCTGTAAAAGGCCTGGAATTAATGGCAAAGCGGCGTAAAATTGATATTTCAGATAACCGGAAAAGTAAACTTAAAAATCTGACTAACGGCCCTTCAAAACTCTGTCAGGCAATGAAAATCAACACATCCCTTAATGGAATTGATCTATGCGGAGATGAAATTTTTATTACCAATCAAACTGATTTAAGGAGTAACGAAGAAATTATAGCTGCACCTAGAGTTAATATTGATTATGCAGAAGAATACCGGGATAAATTATGGAGATTTTTAATTAAGGGAAATGCATTTATAAGCAAAGGTTATAAAGGTCGAAACTTTAAGAAGATGTAA
- a CDS encoding NAD-dependent malic enzyme, which translates to MEKNEIKYIETDLKGIQLLRSAQLNKGTAFSDTERKKFFLKGLLPPVIETIEDQMQRAYHQYSLQTDDLQKNIFLNNLYNTNETLFFRLISEYIEEMMPIIYTPTAGLAIQHYSSEFRTPRGIYISYPDQDNIDEILNNLSNDINLIVLTDSEQILGIGDQGANGIGISVAKIVIYTLCAGINPKKMLPVMIDVGTNNPQLLRDPLYIGWRHSRIQGKAYDQFVSKVVKAIKQKFPDVFLQWEDFGKTKARCNLNQYQDKICTFNDDIQGTGAVATAAILNASKLTHTRLSDHRIVIFGAGTAGCGIADRICEWMIKEGLSSQKARSRFWLMDSQGLVTNDRENLDYFKASYARPQEESQNGDKKSKNTSLLDVVCNVKPTILIGTSAVNSAFDIEVIKAMASGVEYPIIFPLSNPPIMAEATPENILRWTDGNAIVATGSPYPDVILNDKSISVAQCNNALIFPGLGLGIICAHAKRVTSGMIDAAVKELSNSVNLQDDHHSRLLPEVSRLQEVSRDIAVAVVKKAIAEKTARINPNKDISELVNENIWKPVYVPYH; encoded by the coding sequence ATGGAAAAAAATGAAATCAAATACATCGAAACTGATCTTAAAGGTATTCAACTCCTAAGATCAGCCCAATTAAATAAGGGCACTGCTTTTAGTGATACAGAACGAAAAAAATTTTTCTTAAAGGGCCTGCTGCCACCTGTTATAGAAACTATAGAAGATCAGATGCAAAGAGCCTACCACCAATATTCTTTGCAGACAGATGACCTTCAGAAGAATATATTTTTGAATAATCTTTACAATACCAATGAAACCCTCTTTTTCAGGCTTATCTCAGAGTATATTGAAGAGATGATGCCCATAATTTACACCCCAACTGCAGGGCTAGCTATACAGCATTACAGTAGTGAATTTAGAACACCCCGCGGTATTTATATTTCTTATCCTGATCAGGACAATATTGACGAGATCCTGAATAATCTAAGCAACGATATTAATCTGATAGTTCTAACTGATTCTGAACAAATACTTGGAATAGGCGACCAGGGAGCCAATGGAATCGGAATTTCAGTAGCTAAAATTGTAATTTACACTCTATGTGCAGGCATTAATCCCAAAAAAATGCTTCCAGTGATGATTGATGTTGGAACCAACAACCCTCAGTTACTTCGTGACCCTCTTTATATAGGCTGGCGTCATTCCAGGATCCAGGGAAAAGCATATGATCAATTTGTAAGTAAAGTAGTAAAAGCCATCAAACAAAAATTTCCAGATGTGTTTCTCCAATGGGAAGATTTTGGAAAAACAAAAGCTCGATGCAACCTGAACCAGTATCAGGATAAGATATGTACATTTAACGATGACATACAGGGTACCGGTGCCGTTGCCACGGCTGCTATCCTCAACGCTTCAAAATTAACCCATACCCGACTATCAGATCACAGAATAGTGATTTTCGGTGCCGGAACAGCTGGCTGCGGTATTGCAGACAGAATCTGTGAATGGATGATAAAAGAAGGGCTGAGTTCTCAAAAAGCCCGTTCAAGGTTCTGGCTTATGGACAGTCAGGGGCTTGTAACAAATGATAGAGAAAACCTAGATTATTTTAAAGCTTCATATGCCCGACCACAGGAAGAATCTCAAAACGGGGATAAAAAAAGCAAAAATACATCTCTTTTGGATGTAGTTTGCAATGTAAAGCCCACTATCCTTATTGGTACCAGTGCAGTGAATAGTGCCTTTGATATAGAAGTAATTAAAGCCATGGCTTCTGGTGTGGAATATCCTATCATTTTCCCGCTTTCCAACCCTCCAATAATGGCAGAGGCAACTCCTGAAAATATACTCCGTTGGACAGATGGAAATGCCATTGTAGCCACAGGAAGTCCTTACCCTGATGTTATATTAAATGATAAGTCCATATCAGTGGCCCAATGTAATAATGCATTGATATTTCCAGGGTTGGGCCTAGGAATAATATGTGCTCACGCAAAAAGAGTGACTTCAGGAATGATTGATGCTGCAGTTAAAGAACTGAGCAATTCTGTTAACCTGCAGGATGATCATCACTCCAGATTACTTCCTGAAGTCTCAAGATTGCAGGAAGTGAGCAGAGATATCGCAGTGGCAGTAGTTAAGAAAGCTATTGCAGAGAAAACTGCCAGAATTAACCCAAATAAGGATATTAGTGAATTAGTTAATGAAAACATATGGAAGCCTGTCTATGTTCCATATCATTAA
- the hisF gene encoding imidazole glycerol phosphate synthase subunit HisF: MLAKRIIPCLDCDLNVPHGRVVKGVEFKQIRYAGEPVDLATRYYEEGADEIVFLDITASHERRETMTDVIKATTENVFVPICVGGGIRKPEDYVNMLKAGADKCSTNTAAIHNPDLINEASKVVGSQACVIGIDAKRRYVENPKESEDKIIVETDKGYCWFDCSIYGGREFTGIDAIAWAIECEERGAGEILLTSMDRDGTKDGYDNYLNKAISEAVNIPVIASGGVGSPEHIYNAFTQGKADAALAASIFHFKEYSVGFVKKYLKKRGIPVRL; the protein is encoded by the coding sequence ATGCTTGCAAAGAGAATTATACCATGTCTTGACTGTGATTTGAATGTACCACACGGGCGTGTTGTGAAAGGTGTGGAATTTAAACAGATCCGCTATGCCGGAGAGCCTGTCGACCTTGCGACTCGTTACTATGAAGAAGGTGCAGATGAAATTGTATTTTTAGATATTACAGCATCTCACGAGCGCCGAGAGACCATGACTGACGTTATTAAAGCCACCACAGAAAATGTATTCGTCCCAATTTGCGTGGGCGGCGGAATAAGAAAGCCAGAAGACTATGTTAATATGCTAAAAGCCGGTGCTGATAAATGTTCTACAAATACTGCCGCTATTCACAATCCAGATCTTATCAACGAAGCTTCAAAAGTTGTAGGTTCACAGGCGTGTGTAATCGGGATAGATGCAAAGCGCCGCTACGTTGAAAACCCAAAAGAAAGTGAAGATAAGATCATAGTTGAAACAGATAAAGGCTACTGCTGGTTTGACTGCAGCATATATGGAGGGCGTGAATTCACTGGAATCGATGCAATTGCATGGGCTATTGAATGCGAAGAACGCGGAGCCGGTGAAATCCTGCTAACATCCATGGACCGCGATGGAACCAAAGATGGGTACGATAATTATCTTAACAAAGCCATAAGTGAAGCTGTAAATATTCCAGTCATTGCATCAGGTGGTGTAGGTAGTCCAGAACATATTTACAATGCGTTTACACAAGGCAAAGCAGATGCCGCTTTAGCTGCCAGTATCTTTCACTTTAAAGAGTATTCAGTAGGTTTTGTCAAGAAATATTTAAAGAAAAGAGGAATTCCTGTCCGACTATAA
- a CDS encoding DNA-3-methyladenine glycosylase I has translation MKIRCPWAEKDPLLMKYHDLEWGSPVHDDNLLFEFLVLEGAQAGLSWVTVLKKRESYREAFDNFDPAKISRYNEEKIEDLMNNSGIIRNRRKILSVVTNAKAVLNVQKKFNSFDSYIWQFVGRKPIQNKWKHAEDLPAFTAESENMSKDLKKRGFKFVGPTICYAFMQAVGMVNDHIIDCFRHEEVKNEIKIDF, from the coding sequence ATGAAAATCCGCTGCCCCTGGGCTGAAAAAGACCCTTTACTTATGAAATATCATGACCTGGAATGGGGCAGTCCAGTCCATGATGATAATCTTCTTTTTGAGTTCCTTGTGTTAGAAGGAGCACAAGCTGGTTTAAGCTGGGTTACAGTCCTTAAAAAACGGGAAAGTTATCGTGAAGCATTTGACAATTTCGATCCTGCTAAAATTTCTCGTTACAATGAGGAAAAAATCGAGGATTTAATGAATAATTCTGGCATAATACGCAACCGCCGTAAGATTTTATCTGTCGTTACTAATGCAAAAGCTGTTTTAAATGTTCAAAAAAAATTTAACTCATTTGACTCTTATATCTGGCAGTTTGTAGGCAGAAAACCGATCCAAAATAAATGGAAACATGCCGAAGATTTACCCGCATTTACCGCCGAATCTGAAAATATGAGCAAAGATTTGAAAAAAAGAGGTTTCAAATTTGTGGGGCCTACTATCTGCTACGCGTTCATGCAGGCCGTAGGAATGGTTAACGACCATATTATAGACTGTTTTCGACATGAAGAAGTTAAAAATGAAATTAAAATAGATTTTTAG